The following coding sequences are from one Salvia hispanica cultivar TCC Black 2014 chromosome 3, UniMelb_Shisp_WGS_1.0, whole genome shotgun sequence window:
- the LOC125212599 gene encoding uncharacterized protein At4g14100-like, with product MPSSATSALLLLLLAASAAAEPPTPAPWPLQFHSILYVNYSGSLSLINLWYDCPNGRNFNIIQDQLGSILYDLEWNNGTSFYYSLDSAKTCSSAQLDVGILRPDWLHGAEYLGQESVDGFLCNVWQKLRFIWYYEDVVTKRPVHWEFYTGRSIHVMTFDVGAVLEDEKWQAPVYCFEKKETQTDRRSEYRLNVGYFEPQLKGILGGSMQL from the exons ATGCCTTCCTCCGCTACCTCcgctctcctcctcctcctcctcgccgCCTCCGCCGCGGCGGAACCTCCGACACCTGCGCCGTGGCCGCTCCAATTCCACTCCATCCTATACGTCAACTACAGCGGATCTCTCAGCCTCATCAACCTCTGGTACGACTGCCCCAACGGCCGCAACTTCAACATCATACAAGACCAGCTCGGCTCGATTTTGTACGATCTCGAGTGGAACAACGGCACCTCCTTCTACTACTCTCTCGATTCCGCCAAAACGTGCAGCTCCGCGCAGCTCGATGTCGGTATTCTCCGCCCCGATTGGCTCCACGGCGCCGAATACCTAGGCCAGGAGAGCGTCGACGGATTTCTCTGCAATGTGTGGCAGAAGCTTCGTTTCATTTGGTATTACGAGGACGTCGTCACCAAGCGCCCTGTTCATTGGGAGTTCTACACTG GAAGATCAATCCATGTAATGACTTTTGACGTGGGAGCTGTTCTTGAAGACGAGAAGTGGCAGGCCCCTGTATATTGTTTCGAGAAGAAAGAAACTCAAACTGATCGTAGATCTGAGTACAGACTCAATGTTGGTTATTTTGAACCGCAACTTAAAGGGATTCTAGGAGGGTCAATGCAGCTCTAG
- the LOC125212594 gene encoding protein NRT1/ PTR FAMILY 6.1-like, with translation MAAREIKSPSVAPVEAPHRRKRLGMYFLESDDRRTALGGGYMSGATPVNILGKPLTEASVSKTGGWLAAFFIFGNEMAERMAYFGLSVNMVAFMFYVMHRPFEDSANAVNNFLGISQASSVLGGFLADAFLGRYWTIAIFTTIYLAGLTGITLCATMTSLMPNQDKCDQIALLMGNCEPAEPWQMLYLYTVLYVTAFGAAGIRPCVSSFGADQFDERSKDYKEHLDRFFNFFYLSVTVGAIVAFTAVVYIQIKHGWGSAFGSLAIAMGMSNLVFFIGTPLYRHRLPGGSPLTRVAQVLVAAFRKRKASFQSSEIVGLYELPGKRSAVKGSSKIAHTDDFRCLDKAALKLKEDGVDPSPWRLCTVTQVEEIKILLKLVPIPACTIMLNLILTEFLTLSVQQAYTLNTHMGRLKLPVTCMPVFPGLSIFLLLSLYYSVFVPLSRKITGHPHGASQLQRVGIGLAVSTVSVAWAGIFERYRRHYAIQHGYEASFLTPMPDLSAYWLLIQYCLIGIAEVFCIVGLLEFLYEEAPDAMRSIGSAYAAVAGGLGCFAATILNNIVKSITGNEEKRRPTWLSQNINTGRFDNFYWLLTVMSVINFCAFLFAAHRYQYRAKQVTETREQANVQLSTRDHTLP, from the exons ATGGCTGCTCGGGAGATCAAGTCGCCGTCCGTTGCTCCGGTCGAGGCGCCTCACCGGAGGAAGCGGCTGGGGATGTACTTTCTTGAATCCGACGACAGGCGGACGGCCCTGGGGGGCGGCTACATGAGCGGAGCAACGCCTGTGAACATCCTCGGAAAGCCACTTACCGAGGCAAGCGTGTCCAAGACCGGTGGCTGGCTTGCtgctttcttcatttttg GGAATGAAATGGCGGAGAGAATGGCTTACTTTGGTCTGTCTGTGAACATGGTGGCATTCATGTTCTACGTGATGCATCGCCCTTTTGAGGACTCTGCTAACGCGGTCAACAACTTCTTAGGGATATCGCAGGCCTCGTCCGTGCTCGGTGGTTTCCTCGCCGACGCCTTTCTCGGGAGATACTGGACCATAGCCATCTTCACCACAATCTATCTTGCA GGATTAACAGGAATTACCTTGTGTGCAACCATGACTAGTCTGATGCCaaatcaagacaaatgtgacCAAATTGCCCTTCTCATGGGCAACTGTGAGCCTGCAGAACCATGGCAGATGCTTTACCTATACACGGTCCTCTACGTTACAGCATTTGGGGCCGCGGGTATTAGGCCGTGCGTCTCTTCCTTTGGCGCTGATCAGTTTGACGAAAGAAGCAAAGATTACAAGGAGCATCTCGACAgattcttcaatttcttctacCTCTCAGTCACCGTTGGAGCAATCGTGGCATTCACAGCAGTAGTGTACATTCAGATCAAACACGGATGGGGTAGCGCCTTTGGTTCATTGGCTATAGCTATGGGCATGTCGAACCTGGTTTTCTTTATCGGAACTCCTCTGTATAGGCACAGGTTACCCGGTGGAAGCCCGCTAACCCGGGTCGCACAAGTCCTGGTTGCCGCCTTTAGAAAGAGAAAGGCTTCGTTTCAGAGCAGCGAGATAGTCGGCTTGTACGAGCTTCCGGGCAAAAGATCAGCCGTGAAGGGTAGCAGCAAGATCGCGCATACTGATGATTTCAG ATGCTTGGACAAGGCAGCTCTGAAGCTGAAAGAAGACGGCGTTGATCCGAGCCCCTGGAGGCTCTGCACGGTCACACAAGTCGAGGAGATAAAGATCCTTCTGAAATTGGTCCCAATTCCAGCTTGCACCATTATGCTCAACCTTATCTTAACAGAATTTCTGACTCTATCAGTACAACAGGCCTACACATTAAACACTCACATGGGCCGTCTGAAGCTGCCCGTAACGTGCATGCCGGTCTTCCCTGGACTCAGCATATTCCTACTGCTCTCACTGTATTACTCAGTTTTTGTTCCCTTATCCCGGAAAATCACAGGGCATCCTCACGGTGCCTCTCAGCTGCAAAGGGTGGGCATCGGCCTGGCTGTCTCCACTGTGTCCGTGGCCTGGGCTGGAATCTTTGAGAGGTACAGGAGACATTATGCCATACAACACGGCTACGAGGCCAGTTTCTTGACCCCCATGCCGGACCTAAGTGCATACTGGCTGCTCATACAGTATTGCTTGATCGGCATTGCTGAAGTGTTCTGCATTGTCGGATTATTGGAGTTTCTCTATGAAGAGGCGCCGGATGCCATGAGAAGCATAGGCTCTGCATACGCTGCCGTTGCAGGTGGTTTGGGTTGCTTTGCAGCCACCATACTCAACAACATCGTCAAGTCTATCACGGGCaatgaagagaaaagaagaCCCACTTGGCTGTCTCAGAATATAAACACTGGCCGGTTCGATAATTTCTACTGGCTGCTTACAGTTATGAGCGTGATCAATTTCTGCGCATTTTTGTTCGCAGCACATAGGTATCAGTATAGAGCAAAACAGGTGACAGAAACAAGAGAACAAGCAAATGTGCAACTTAGCACCAGGGATCATACATTACCTTAG
- the LOC125212597 gene encoding peptidyl-prolyl cis-trans isomerase FKBP19, chloroplastic — protein MASISAVGALPRLFPANYSAATPRLSSLRIVCRSLSDSSTSSDEIGSSDLIDRRQLMMSSIGLLAASAFGSQSDEASVASEFADMPALRGKDYGKTKMRYPDYEETNSGLQYKDLRKGTGPTPKIGEIVVVDWDGFTIGYYGRIFEARNKTKGGSFVGDDKEFYKFRLGSQEVIPAFEEAVSGMALGGIRRIVVPPELGYPDNDFNKKGPRPTTFSGQRALDFVLRNQGLIDKTLLFDIELLKIIPNRS, from the exons ATGGCCTCGATTTCAGCCGTCGGAGCTCTCCCTCGCCTTTTTCCGGCTAACTATTCCGCCGCAACTCCTCGGCTCTCGAGCCTGCGCATTGTTTGTCGGAGTCTCTCCGACTCCTCAACCTCTTCCG ACGAGATTGGAAGCTCGGATCTGATTGATCGGAGGCAGCTTATGATGTCTTCGATTGGATTATTGGCAGCATCGGCTTTTGGTTCTCAAAGCGATGAAGCTTCCGTCGCATCTGAATTCGCTGACA TGCCAGCATTGCGTGGAAAGGATTATGGCAAGACAAAGATGAGGTATCCTGACTACGAAGAAACAAACTCAGGTCTCCAGTATAAG GACTTGCGAAAAGGCACTGGCCCCACTCCAAAGATAGGAGAAATCGTCGTG GTTGATTGGGATGGTTTCACCATTGGTTACTATGGCCGGATATTTGAAGCTCGCAACAAGACAAAGGGTGGCTCGTTCGTT GGTGATGACAAAGAATTCTACAAGTTCAGATTAGGATCACAAGAG GTCATCCCGGCGTTTGAGGAAGCTGTATCAGGCATGGCTCTAGGTGGCATACGAAG GATCGTTGTCCCCCCTGAACTAGGATACCCTGATAATGACTTCAACAAGAAAGGTCCGAGGCCAACGACATTCTCG GGTCAAAGGGCACTGGATTTTGTGCTGAGGAACCAAGGATTGATCGATAAAACTCTCCTCTTTGATATCGaactcctcaaaatcatcccCAATAGAAGCTAA